Proteins from one Triticum aestivum cultivar Chinese Spring chromosome 7A, IWGSC CS RefSeq v2.1, whole genome shotgun sequence genomic window:
- the LOC123152371 gene encoding heat stress transcription factor B-2b isoform X1 has product MGEQAAAVSSGETPATAEVGTGLGQRSLPTPFLNKTYQLVDDPAVDDVISWSEDGSAFIVWRPAEFARDLLPKYFKHNNFSSFVRQLNTYGFRKIVPDRWEFANDCFRRGEKRLLCDIHRRKVTPTVAATAAVTVAAAAAIPVALPVAKRQGSPVLSGDEQVLSSSSSPEPPFLNQYAPSYSGSGGVASGDLGEENERLRRENSRLTRELGQMKKLCNNIFVLMSKYTDGQQTDAANATSAAADVGNCSGESAETTALPPPPVLELLPSCQNAPTAADLGAEDEEEKMSARLFGVCIGRKRMRHDGEDRTRRGAAAEVKPEPMDAQQPSGMDGHTPDVQAWPIYRPRPVYQPLRASDGSNCYSGSDDHNGSNSR; this is encoded by the exons atgGGCGAGCAGGCCGCGGCCGTTTCCTCCGGCGAGACGCCTGCCACGGCGGAGGTGGGGACAGGGCTGGGGCAGAGGTCGCTGCCCACGCCGTTCCTGAACAAGACGTATCAGCTGGTGGACGACCCGGCGGTCGACGATGTCATCTCGTGGAGCGAGGACGGGTCGGCGTTCATCGTGTGGCGCCCCGCCGAGTTCGCGCGCGACCTCCTCCCCAAGTACTTCAAGCACAATAACTTCTCCAGCTTCGTGCGCCAACTCAACACCTAC GGATTTAGGAAGATTGTGCCGGACAGGTGGGAGTTCGCCAACGACTGCTTCCGTCGAGGAGAAAAGCGGCTGCTTTGTGACATACATCGGCGAAAGGTGACGCCGACGGTGGCGGCCACCGCCGCGGTCACGGTAGCTGCGGCTGCCGCGATTCCGGTAGCGCTGCcggtggcgaagcgacagggctcGCCGGTGCTTTCCGGCGATGAGCAGGTGCTGTCGTCGAGCTCGTCCCCTGAGCCCCCCTTTCTAAATCAGTACGCGCCGTCCTActccggctcgggcggcgttgccTCCGGCGATCTCGGGGAAGAGAACGAGCGGCTGCGGCGGGAGAACTCGCGGCTGACGCGGGAACTCGGGCAGATGAAGAAGCTCTGCAATAACATTTTCGTCCTCATGTCCAAGTACACCGACGGCCAGCAGACCGACGCCGCCAACgcgacctccgccgccgccgacgtcgggAATTGCTCTGGTGAGTCGGCAGAGACCACGGCGCTCCCACCTCCGCCGGTGCTCGAGCTCTTGCCTTCCTGCCAAAATGCTCCCACGGCTGCCGATTTGGGcgcggaggacgaggaggagaagatgagCGCTAGGCTCTTCGGCGTCTGCATCGGGCGGAAGCGAATGCGCCACGACGGCGAGGACCGGACGAGGCGAggagcggcggcggaggtgaagCCTGAGCCGATGGACGCGCAGCAGCCCTCCGGAATGGACGGTCACACACCGGACGTGCAAGCCTGGCCCATTTACAGGCCCAGACCCGTGTACCAACCCCTCCGCGCCTCCGACGGGTCAAACTGCTACAGCGGGAGTGACGACCACAACGGGTCCAACTCCAGGTGA
- the LOC123152371 gene encoding heat stress transcription factor B-2b isoform X2, with protein sequence MSSRGARTGRRSSCGAPPSSRATSSPSTSSTITSPASCANSTPTKIVPDRWEFANDCFRRGEKRLLCDIHRRKVTPTVAATAAVTVAAAAAIPVALPVAKRQGSPVLSGDEQVLSSSSSPEPPFLNQYAPSYSGSGGVASGDLGEENERLRRENSRLTRELGQMKKLCNNIFVLMSKYTDGQQTDAANATSAAADVGNCSGESAETTALPPPPVLELLPSCQNAPTAADLGAEDEEEKMSARLFGVCIGRKRMRHDGEDRTRRGAAAEVKPEPMDAQQPSGMDGHTPDVQAWPIYRPRPVYQPLRASDGSNCYSGSDDHNGSNSR encoded by the exons ATGTCATCTCGTGGAGCGAGGACGGGTCGGCGTTCATCGTGTGGCGCCCCGCCGAGTTCGCGCGCGACCTCCTCCCCAAGTACTTCAAGCACAATAACTTCTCCAGCTTCGTGCGCCAACTCAACACCTAC GAAGATTGTGCCGGACAGGTGGGAGTTCGCCAACGACTGCTTCCGTCGAGGAGAAAAGCGGCTGCTTTGTGACATACATCGGCGAAAGGTGACGCCGACGGTGGCGGCCACCGCCGCGGTCACGGTAGCTGCGGCTGCCGCGATTCCGGTAGCGCTGCcggtggcgaagcgacagggctcGCCGGTGCTTTCCGGCGATGAGCAGGTGCTGTCGTCGAGCTCGTCCCCTGAGCCCCCCTTTCTAAATCAGTACGCGCCGTCCTActccggctcgggcggcgttgccTCCGGCGATCTCGGGGAAGAGAACGAGCGGCTGCGGCGGGAGAACTCGCGGCTGACGCGGGAACTCGGGCAGATGAAGAAGCTCTGCAATAACATTTTCGTCCTCATGTCCAAGTACACCGACGGCCAGCAGACCGACGCCGCCAACgcgacctccgccgccgccgacgtcgggAATTGCTCTGGTGAGTCGGCAGAGACCACGGCGCTCCCACCTCCGCCGGTGCTCGAGCTCTTGCCTTCCTGCCAAAATGCTCCCACGGCTGCCGATTTGGGcgcggaggacgaggaggagaagatgagCGCTAGGCTCTTCGGCGTCTGCATCGGGCGGAAGCGAATGCGCCACGACGGCGAGGACCGGACGAGGCGAggagcggcggcggaggtgaagCCTGAGCCGATGGACGCGCAGCAGCCCTCCGGAATGGACGGTCACACACCGGACGTGCAAGCCTGGCCCATTTACAGGCCCAGACCCGTGTACCAACCCCTCCGCGCCTCCGACGGGTCAAACTGCTACAGCGGGAGTGACGACCACAACGGGTCCAACTCCAGGTGA